AAAAACTTCCACAGCACCGCCAGTTCCAATATTACTGGTCAATTGAGGATCTGAAAAACTAACGTACCAATATGGTACGGAATATGTCCATTGAGTTGACGAGGTAACATTAAAATTTCCGCTTTGCACATTTGCATTGCCTGCTGCTCCTTGTGGCCCCTGTGGTCCTGTCGCTCCATCCTTAGAACATCCAGCAAATAAAGCAGTGGTAACAAAAGCCAGAAGTATTATTTTTATTTTTTTCATGATTTTAAATTTTTTTAGTTCACCTACTCGTAAGCTTTTCGGTATCCGCTTGAGCGAAAGTAAAAAATAATTTCAAGCTCTCAAAAAATAATTTTTCAAACACTAAAATTTTGTCTTTGAAAAAATAATTTTTTGACGCCCTTTTTTTATCGCTTATTTACTTTGGAAGAATCTACTACGCTATTCTTTACATTATCAGAATCCATCATTGTTCTCGCAAAAGTGTAGATGCAAAACCAAAATTTCTCTATCAAAATTTCGAGCTTAACGTACATTTCTTACATTTGCGACTTATGGCAGGCAATACTTTTGGTAGCATTTTTAGATTAACTACGTTCGGCGAGTCGCACGGAGAAGCTTTGGGCGGCATCGTAGATGGTTGCCCGGCGGGACTTTCCATTAATTTGGATTTTATTCAACACGAATTAGAGCGCCGAAAACCTGGGCAATCTCGCCTTGTTACACAACGCAAGGAAAGCGATACAGTCGAATTTTTATCTGGAATTTTCGAAGGAAAAACGACTGGAACGCCAATTGGTTTTATTGTTCGAAATGAAAATCAAAAATCAAAAGATTACGATCATTTAAAAGATGCGTATCGCCCATCACACGCGGATTATACATACGATGCAAAATATGGTTTTAGAGATTATCGCGGCGGCGGAAGAGCTTCTGCACGAGAAACCGTTTCACGCGTTGTAGCAGGCGCCATCGCAAAATTATTTTTAAAACAATTCGGAATTATAATTTCTGCATACACATCTCAAGTAGGAAATATCCAAACCGAAAAAAAATATTTTGAACTGGATTTATCAAAAACAGAAAACAATCTTGTTCGTTGCCCGGATGAAATAATTGCCGAAAAAATGATTTCTAAAATCGAAGAAATTCGAAAACAAGGCGACACTATTGGCGGTGTTATAACAGCTGTGGCAAAGGGAATCCCGGTTGGTTTAGGCGAACCTGTTTTCGATAAATTACACGCCGATTTAGGAAAAGCAATGTTGAGTATAAATGCCGTAAAAGGTTTCGAATACGGTTCTGGTTTTGAAGGTGTAAAAATGAAAGGTTCGGAACACAACGATGTATTTGAAATGAGTGAAGATAATATCACTACAAAAACAAATCATTCCGGCGGAATCCAAGGCGGAATAAGCAATGGCGAAGATATTTATTTTCGTGTAGCTTTTAAACCCGTGGCTACAATTATGCAAGAACAACTTACAATAAATAACAAAAAAGAAATCGTAAAAATGATGGGGAAAGGCAGACACGATCCATGTGTTTTGCCACGTGCTGTGCCAATTGTAGAAGCGATGACAGCGATTGTTTTAGCCGATTTCATACTGAGAAGTCGCAGCGCAAAAATTTAATTTTTGTATCTTTACAATTCTAAAAAACAAAAGAACGATGAAAAAAATTTTAAAATGGGCAGGAATTTCTTTCCTCGTGTTGATCCTTATTTTGGCAGCGCTACCTTTCTTATTCAAAGGGAAAATAGTGAAAATGATTAAAGAGCAAGCCAATGAAAACCTGAATGCGAAAATTAATTTTGGAGATTTCGACTTAACACTTTTAAGTAGTTTTCCTGATTTTAAATTAAGCGTGGATAGCGTGAGTGTAGTTAATATCGCTCCTTTTCAAGGCGATACATTATTCAGTGTTAATAATCTTTCTGTTACGGTTAATTTAATGAGTGTTATTAGCGGAAATCAATATAAAATAAATTCCATTTATCTTCAAAAACCAAGAATATTCGCAAAAGTGCTGAAAGACGGAACAGCAAATTGGAGTATTAGCAAACCTACTGTTAGCAATACATCCCAGACAAATTCATCTCCTTCAAAATTTAATATGAAGCTGAATAAACTTCAGATAGAAGATGGGACAATTATTTACGACGATGCTTCTTTGGGATTTAAAATGGTGATAGACGGCTTTAATCACAAGCTAAGCGGAGATTTCACAAAAGATAATTTTTTACTAAAAACAAATTCTACAATTGCTCAGCTTACCACTATTTACGGTGGAATTGCATATTTGAATAAAGTAAAAGCCGCCGCAGATGCCGATATCGACGTGAATATGCCAGATTTTAAATTTACTTTTAAAAACGACGACATTCGGTTAAATGATTTGGAATTGGGCTGTGATGGATATTTCGCAATGCCAAAAACAGATATGGATATGGACTTGGTTTTTTCAGCTAAACAATCCGAATTTAAAAACTTTTTATCACTTATTCCAGCCATTTACAGCAAAGATTTTGCTTCCATCAAAACATCCGGAAAATTAGCTTTAAGTGGCTATGTAAAAGGGATTTATAACGATAAAAAAATGCCAGCCTTTGGTGCTAAAATCAATATTGATAATGCAATGTTTCAATATCCGTCGTTGCCGAAAGCTGTTACTAATATTGGTGTTGATGTAGTTATTGATAACAAGACGGGCATTCCAGATAATACCGTAATTGATGTAAATAAATTTCATATTGAAATGGCAGGAAACCCCGTAGATATGACCATGCACGTGCAAACGCCTGTTTCCGATCCTGATATCAACGGGAAAATTTCTGGAAAATTAGATTTATCAACCGTAAAAGAAGTGATACCATTGGATAAAAAAGATAATCTGAGTGGAATTATTACAGCCAATGTGAGTTTGAAAGGGAAAATGTCCGCTATCCAAAAACAACACTATGATCAATTCAGCGCGTCTGGTTCATTCGGTGTAATCAATATGAATTACCAAACCTCTTCCCTGCCCTATATCATACAGCTAAACAAAATGACGCTTGATTTCTCTCCAAAATACGTCGCTCTTTCTGCCTTCGATTCAAAAATTGGACGAAGCGATATACAAGCAGACGGAAAAATAGAAAATTTCATGGAATACATTTTCAAAAAACAAGTGTTGAAAGGTGAATTTAATGTGCGCTCTTCTCTCTTGGATTTAAACCAATTTATGACACCTGCCGATTCTTCTGTTGCAAACAATTCAAAGAAAGCAGACACCACTTCCTTGTCGGTAATTGCGGTACCAGAAAATGTTGATTTTACAATGACAGCAACAATCGAAAAAATGATTTATCAAAATTTAACGATGAGCAAATTGAGCGGAGCTTTAGTTGTAAACAATCAACAAATAAAAATGAATAATTTAAAAATGAGTACGCTTGGTGGCGATATGAATGTGAATGGAACATACAACACGAAAAATATTAAAAAACCAATTGTTGATTTCGATTTGACTATTACTGATTTCGATATCAGCCAAACATTTCAAGCTTTTAATACGGTTCAAAAATTAGCACCAATTGGTAAATATTGTACTGGAAAATTCTCAACTTCCATGAACTTCACAAGCACTCTACAAGCTAATATGCACCCTGACTTAAATTCGCTGACAGGTGGTGGAAAACTAAGCACCAAACAAGTAGTTGTAGAAGGTTTTGAACCTATTAATAAATTGGCTGATGCACTAAAAGATGCAAAATTAAAGCATCTGCAAATGAATAATCTCAACATCTCTTTTAAATTTACAAATGGTAGAGTGTATATAGATCCATTCGATTATAAAGTGGGCGATATCAGTGGAAAAATAGCTGGCTCTAATGGCTTTGATCAAACCATTGATTATGGCATGGACATACAAATGCCACGCTCCGAATTAGGCGGACAAGCCAATGCTTTGGTAAATAATTTAGTAACACAAGCTGCTAATAAAGGCGCAAAAGTAAACGTAGGCGATAAAATAAATTTAACCGTAAAATTTGGTGGAACAGTAACTAAACCTACTATTAAATTAGACACAAAAAATGCAATGAACGATGCTGTAGATAATTTAAAACAAGAGGCGCAACAAGCATTGGACAAAGCAAAAGCCGAAGCCGAAGCAAAAGCAAAAGCGGCTGCCGATAGCTTAAAAAACCTTGCATTAAAACAAGCACAAGCCAGCGCCGATCAAGCAAAAAAGGCAGCGCAAGATGCCGTAGATAAAGCCAAACAGCAAGCAGAACAACAAGCCAAAGATGCCGCTGACAAAGCTAAAAAAGATGCCGAAAAAAAGATAAAAAATATGCTGGGCGGCCATTAAAAAAACAAGGATTTTTTAGCCTTCAAAAAAATAATTTTTCGAATGAACAAAAAACGAGTACGTAAAATAATTTTTCTACTTCCGTTATTCGCAATTCCTTTTTTGCTTGTTGCACAAGAGAATAATTGTCAAGATAGTGACAATAAACAAGCCGTAAAATTTTATGAAAAGGGCACAAATATCCATAAATACGAAAAGCAAGAACGCTTAGATAATTTACAAAAGGCGCTTCAATTAGAACCCGATTATGCGGCTGCCAATTTTGCTTACGCAGAAGAATTAATAAAAACGCTCATTTATCAAAATGCTCCTTTTAAGCCCACGGAAAAATATTTTTTGAAAGTGGTGCAAACCTGTCCACACTACCATTCCGACCCTTATTATTTTTTAGGATTTAGTTATTATGAACAAGAAAAATACAACGATGCCATCACGTATTTAAACCAATTTATTGCTTTTAAAGACGAAGACGAAAAAAAATTTTCAAAAGACTACGATTCCTATTTATCGAATGCCAAACAGATGTTGAAATTTGCTACATTTTATGCGAATATTTTTAAACATCCTGTTCCCTTCGATCCAAAACCAGTAGCCGGAATTTGTACACCTTTGGATGAGTATTTACCAATTATTTCACCTGATAATCAATATTGTTTTTTTACACGGAGAATGCCACCAGATCAAAAAGCAAGCGTTGCTGTTTCTGATCAACTTATCGAAGTTTTTTCGTCCAGCGAACGCCAATCAAATGGAATTTTTGATAGAGGCGATGCTATGCCCCCACCCTTTAATCAAAATTCAAACGAAGGAGGAGCAACAATTTCTATCGACAATAAACATTTATATTATACCATTTGCAAGGATGAAGGCGGGCAATTTCCCAATTGCGATATCTATACGTCCGATTTTGTAAATGGCGAATGGACCGAAATAAGAAATATGGGACCCAACGTAAACGATCCTGTTTATTGGGATTCTCAACCTTCTATTTCTGCGGATGGAAATACACTTTATTTTGCCAGCGATCGTCCGGGCGGATACGGAAAAATTGATATTTACAAAACCGTTCGTGATCCAAAAACGGGCGAATGGGAAAAAGCCGTAAACCTTGGACCAACCATAAACACTGCTGGAAACGAGAAATCTCCTTTTATCCATTCTGACAGTCAAACACTTTATTTTTCATCGGATGGTCTTCCGGGAATTGGTGGTTATGATATTTTTTATTCGAGAGCTGACAGTAACGGAAAATGGCAAACACCTGTAAACATTGGTTATCCGATTAATACCGCAGGTGATGATTTAGGTTTTTTTGCAAGTACCGACGGACATCTCGGTTATTTTGCATCCAATGATCCGAACCGTGTAAAAGGTACGGGTATTGGAGGTTGGGATATTTTTTCATTCGATTTATACAAAGATGCACGTCCTGAAAAAGTGGCTTTTATAAAAGGAATGATGAAAGATGAAAATGGCAATGTGGTTAAAAATGCAAGTGTTGAAATAAAAGATGTAGTAACTAAAAAAAAGGTGGGAGTGGTTGTAGATACAGCCACGGGAGAATACGCAGCTGTCGTCAACATACAAAAAAAACACGATTATATTTTAACGATTAGAAAGAAAGGCTCCGCATTTAATTCTCAACTAATAACATCAGCAGATAGTTTTTCACAAAAACCAGTTGTTGTCAATTTTCAAATAAAGCCTGTCGTAGTGGGAAAATCGTATGAATTGCACAATATTTATTACGAAACAAATTCTTCTGAACTAAAAAAAATATCCTTGTCGGTAATTAATGAATTTGCTGATTTTTTAAAACTAAACCCAAAAATAAAAATCGAAGTACAAGGTTTTACGGATAATGTGGGCGATGAAAAAGATAATTTAGCACTTTCTAACGATCGCGCTTTCACGGTACGAGAAGTCCTAAAGCAACACGGAATTGCCGAATCCAGAATGAAATTTAAAGGCTACGGATCCTCTAATCCGATTGCGCCAAATGATACAGATCAAGGACGTGCTAAAAACAGACGCACCCAATTTTTAATCCTCGAAAAATAGATAACAAATTCTATAAATGATGCAGCGCTTGCCAAATCATTATTTTATTTTTATAACTTTGCGCAGTTTTTAAACAAAAAATATGTTACTATTTTTAGATATCGGCGGCGGAGAAATTTTTTTAATTCTGTTTGTTTTTTTATTGCTTTTCGGATCCGACAAAATTCCTGAAGTAGCGCGAGGATTAGGAAAAGGAATTCGTGAATTTAAGGATGCCACCAACGGAATTCAGCGTGAAATCAACGACAGTATTATGAGTATCAAAAAGGAAACAGATATTTCGCAAGAAATAAATTCTGTGAAAACGCACATTGATAAAATACCTGAAATTCCTGCAGAACACAAAATGGAAGAACTATCCGAAGGCAAAAATAACGCTTCCGAAAAATAATTTTTCGAAGCAATTTTTTCGCAATTTATTTCCCGAAAAAAGAATTGATTTATTTTTTATTACTTTCGGGCGTTAAAAATTTTATTTCGTGATTGAAAAAATAATTTTTTGAGAGATGAAAATAGCTGTACCAAAAGAAACTAAAATTAAGGAAAATCGCGTAGCGCTTACGCCCGATGTTGTTCAAGCCCTTACAAAAAAAGGATTTGAATGTCTTATCGAAAAAGATGCAGGTCTTAATTCCTATTTTTCAGACGAGCA
This portion of the Bacteroidia bacterium genome encodes:
- a CDS encoding OmpA family protein, which encodes MNKKRVRKIIFLLPLFAIPFLLVAQENNCQDSDNKQAVKFYEKGTNIHKYEKQERLDNLQKALQLEPDYAAANFAYAEELIKTLIYQNAPFKPTEKYFLKVVQTCPHYHSDPYYFLGFSYYEQEKYNDAITYLNQFIAFKDEDEKKFSKDYDSYLSNAKQMLKFATFYANIFKHPVPFDPKPVAGICTPLDEYLPIISPDNQYCFFTRRMPPDQKASVAVSDQLIEVFSSSERQSNGIFDRGDAMPPPFNQNSNEGGATISIDNKHLYYTICKDEGGQFPNCDIYTSDFVNGEWTEIRNMGPNVNDPVYWDSQPSISADGNTLYFASDRPGGYGKIDIYKTVRDPKTGEWEKAVNLGPTINTAGNEKSPFIHSDSQTLYFSSDGLPGIGGYDIFYSRADSNGKWQTPVNIGYPINTAGDDLGFFASTDGHLGYFASNDPNRVKGTGIGGWDIFSFDLYKDARPEKVAFIKGMMKDENGNVVKNASVEIKDVVTKKKVGVVVDTATGEYAAVVNIQKKHDYILTIRKKGSAFNSQLITSADSFSQKPVVVNFQIKPVVVGKSYELHNIYYETNSSELKKISLSVINEFADFLKLNPKIKIEVQGFTDNVGDEKDNLALSNDRAFTVREVLKQHGIAESRMKFKGYGSSNPIAPNDTDQGRAKNRRTQFLILEK
- a CDS encoding AsmA-like C-terminal region-containing protein; protein product: MKKILKWAGISFLVLILILAALPFLFKGKIVKMIKEQANENLNAKINFGDFDLTLLSSFPDFKLSVDSVSVVNIAPFQGDTLFSVNNLSVTVNLMSVISGNQYKINSIYLQKPRIFAKVLKDGTANWSISKPTVSNTSQTNSSPSKFNMKLNKLQIEDGTIIYDDASLGFKMVIDGFNHKLSGDFTKDNFLLKTNSTIAQLTTIYGGIAYLNKVKAAADADIDVNMPDFKFTFKNDDIRLNDLELGCDGYFAMPKTDMDMDLVFSAKQSEFKNFLSLIPAIYSKDFASIKTSGKLALSGYVKGIYNDKKMPAFGAKINIDNAMFQYPSLPKAVTNIGVDVVIDNKTGIPDNTVIDVNKFHIEMAGNPVDMTMHVQTPVSDPDINGKISGKLDLSTVKEVIPLDKKDNLSGIITANVSLKGKMSAIQKQHYDQFSASGSFGVINMNYQTSSLPYIIQLNKMTLDFSPKYVALSAFDSKIGRSDIQADGKIENFMEYIFKKQVLKGEFNVRSSLLDLNQFMTPADSSVANNSKKADTTSLSVIAVPENVDFTMTATIEKMIYQNLTMSKLSGALVVNNQQIKMNNLKMSTLGGDMNVNGTYNTKNIKKPIVDFDLTITDFDISQTFQAFNTVQKLAPIGKYCTGKFSTSMNFTSTLQANMHPDLNSLTGGGKLSTKQVVVEGFEPINKLADALKDAKLKHLQMNNLNISFKFTNGRVYIDPFDYKVGDISGKIAGSNGFDQTIDYGMDIQMPRSELGGQANALVNNLVTQAANKGAKVNVGDKINLTVKFGGTVTKPTIKLDTKNAMNDAVDNLKQEAQQALDKAKAEAEAKAKAAADSLKNLALKQAQASADQAKKAAQDAVDKAKQQAEQQAKDAADKAKKDAEKKIKNMLGGH
- the aroC gene encoding chorismate synthase; this encodes MAGNTFGSIFRLTTFGESHGEALGGIVDGCPAGLSINLDFIQHELERRKPGQSRLVTQRKESDTVEFLSGIFEGKTTGTPIGFIVRNENQKSKDYDHLKDAYRPSHADYTYDAKYGFRDYRGGGRASARETVSRVVAGAIAKLFLKQFGIIISAYTSQVGNIQTEKKYFELDLSKTENNLVRCPDEIIAEKMISKIEEIRKQGDTIGGVITAVAKGIPVGLGEPVFDKLHADLGKAMLSINAVKGFEYGSGFEGVKMKGSEHNDVFEMSEDNITTKTNHSGGIQGGISNGEDIYFRVAFKPVATIMQEQLTINNKKEIVKMMGKGRHDPCVLPRAVPIVEAMTAIVLADFILRSRSAKI
- the tatA gene encoding twin-arginine translocase TatA/TatE family subunit; the encoded protein is MLLFLDIGGGEIFLILFVFLLLFGSDKIPEVARGLGKGIREFKDATNGIQREINDSIMSIKKETDISQEINSVKTHIDKIPEIPAEHKMEELSEGKNNASEK